One stretch of Caldinitratiruptor microaerophilus DNA includes these proteins:
- a CDS encoding protoheme IX farnesyltransferase yields the protein MRWDRVADWWQLVKPRQTALLVFTGLVGHASASAPIARPGACAWLSLAGSLVAAIAGATILNMVYDRDVDAVMRRTRHRPLAEGRVDPARAALAGLWSSWLGIGWAFALAPLYGAVVLLGWVLDVAVYTMWLKRRTVWAVVVGGLAGGMPVLAGRVLAAGRVDVLGVLLAFSVVVWIPTHIMTFSVKYAADYRAAGIPVFPNRYGVKATQYVVGLSTLLAAQLMLTVTWLLSVPLGYLGAGAALSAVLIGLAANALVSPDVQRNIRLFRFASVYMLGSMGLVLLARA from the coding sequence ATGAGGTGGGATCGTGTGGCGGACTGGTGGCAACTCGTTAAGCCGAGGCAGACGGCGCTGTTGGTGTTCACCGGCCTTGTCGGCCACGCCAGCGCGAGCGCGCCGATAGCGCGCCCCGGCGCTTGTGCCTGGCTCTCCCTGGCCGGCAGCCTCGTTGCGGCCATCGCCGGGGCGACCATTCTGAACATGGTGTACGACCGCGACGTGGACGCGGTGATGAGGCGCACCCGCCACCGACCCCTGGCGGAGGGCCGGGTGGATCCGGCACGAGCCGCCCTCGCCGGCCTCTGGTCAAGCTGGCTGGGGATCGGGTGGGCTTTCGCGCTGGCCCCGCTGTATGGGGCGGTCGTCCTGCTCGGCTGGGTGCTCGATGTGGCCGTGTACACCATGTGGCTCAAGCGGCGCACCGTCTGGGCGGTTGTCGTCGGCGGGCTGGCTGGCGGGATGCCCGTTTTGGCCGGACGCGTGCTGGCCGCCGGCCGGGTCGATGTGCTCGGCGTCCTCCTGGCCTTTTCCGTGGTGGTCTGGATCCCGACCCACATCATGACATTCAGCGTGAAATACGCCGCGGACTACCGGGCCGCCGGGATCCCGGTCTTCCCCAACCGCTACGGGGTGAAGGCCACGCAGTACGTGGTCGGGCTCTCGACACTTCTCGCCGCCCAGTTGATGCTCACGGTCACGTGGCTACTTTCCGTACCCCTGGGCTATCTCGGGGCCGGAGCCGCCCTCTCTGCGGTACTGATCGGTCTCGCCGCTAACGCCCTCGTGTCGCCGGACGTTCAGCGAAACATCCGGCTCTTCCGGTTCGCCTCGGTCTACATGCTGGGGAGCATGGGCCTGGTCCTCCTGGCTAGAGCTTGA
- a CDS encoding formylglycine-generating enzyme family protein produces MKARFGRRVASVVLAAACGASLLAGCGRPPVPSRAVQQFTSAGADPEAWALVPAGPFPMGRDGVETVIPQDYEIMVTPVTNAQYARYLEEALAASRVRVQGGRVVGPYPGDPFGGGKHEKAYPAGDYLHMPLADPATRITFDGRRFGVKPGYENHPVTMVTWFGARAYCEFNGGRLPAEAEWEKAARGTDRRPFPWGDSISGAHANFYHSGDPFETEDGYSDTTPVGFYNGQRYGEFQTARAVSPYGLYDMAGNVSQWVADRTPGIHYRFLRGGSKADHGYDLRTWSRNSAVPEYASPNVGFRCVRNPAR; encoded by the coding sequence GTGAAGGCGCGCTTCGGCAGACGCGTTGCGAGCGTAGTACTGGCCGCTGCGTGTGGCGCATCCTTGCTGGCCGGCTGTGGCCGACCACCGGTGCCCTCTCGCGCTGTTCAGCAGTTCACCTCCGCGGGTGCCGACCCCGAGGCGTGGGCTCTCGTTCCTGCGGGTCCCTTCCCGATGGGCCGTGACGGTGTGGAGACGGTGATCCCGCAGGACTACGAGATCATGGTCACTCCCGTGACCAACGCGCAGTACGCGCGGTACCTCGAAGAGGCGCTGGCGGCGAGCCGCGTGCGCGTGCAGGGAGGCCGGGTCGTGGGCCCTTACCCCGGCGACCCCTTCGGGGGAGGTAAGCACGAGAAAGCGTACCCAGCCGGCGACTACCTCCACATGCCGCTGGCGGACCCGGCCACCCGAATCACCTTTGATGGCCGGCGGTTCGGGGTGAAACCCGGCTACGAGAACCACCCGGTGACCATGGTGACGTGGTTCGGGGCCCGAGCCTACTGCGAGTTCAACGGAGGCCGCCTGCCTGCGGAGGCCGAGTGGGAGAAGGCCGCCAGGGGGACGGACCGGCGCCCTTTCCCGTGGGGCGACTCGATCTCAGGGGCACACGCCAACTTCTACCACAGCGGTGACCCCTTCGAGACGGAGGACGGGTACAGCGACACCACGCCGGTCGGCTTCTACAACGGCCAGCGGTACGGCGAGTTCCAGACCGCGCGCGCCGTCAGCCCCTACGGCCTGTACGACATGGCCGGAAACGTCAGTCAGTGGGTGGCGGATCGGACGCCGGGCATTCATTACCGGTTCTTGCGGGGCGGCAGCAAGGCCGACCACGGATACGATCTGAGGACCTGGAGTCGCAACAGCGCGGTGCCGGAGTACGCCAGCCCGAACGTGGGCTTCCGGTGCGTGCGGAATCCGGCGAGGTAG